One genomic window of Sphingomonas sp. C3-2 includes the following:
- a CDS encoding Crp/Fnr family transcriptional regulator has protein sequence MNADQLATILPQHSIFASASAAELEAILARGMLVKFAKGTDIVRQGDEGDALVILLSGRARISMIASNGREIVLDYAEPGAVIGEIALLDGGERTATATAIDDASGLRLARDSFEAVVAAHSGLAIRIMRELALRLRQANATIESDRALTAGPRLARFLVRLCDGQDLSGHLRLDLSQSELGMFAGMSREQINRQLGAWADTGVIALEGGRIRIVDGQALTDIAEALD, from the coding sequence ATGAATGCCGATCAACTGGCGACAATCCTCCCGCAACATTCGATTTTCGCATCGGCCAGTGCCGCCGAACTCGAAGCCATTCTCGCGCGCGGCATGCTCGTCAAATTCGCCAAGGGCACCGACATCGTCCGCCAGGGCGATGAAGGCGATGCGCTTGTCATCCTCCTGTCGGGACGCGCACGCATCTCGATGATCGCCAGCAACGGCCGCGAAATCGTGCTCGATTATGCTGAGCCGGGCGCCGTGATCGGTGAAATCGCACTGCTTGACGGGGGGGAGCGCACCGCGACGGCCACGGCGATCGACGATGCGTCAGGGCTTCGCCTTGCTCGGGATAGCTTCGAAGCGGTCGTCGCCGCGCATAGCGGGCTTGCCATCCGAATCATGCGCGAACTCGCGCTGCGCCTGCGCCAGGCCAATGCCACGATCGAGAGCGACCGTGCGTTGACGGCCGGGCCGCGTCTTGCGCGCTTTCTGGTCCGGCTATGCGACGGGCAGGATCTCAGCGGTCATTTGCGCCTCGATCTCAGCCAGAGCGAACTGGGCATGTTCGCGGGCATGTCGCGTGAACAGATCAACCGCCAGCTTGGCGCTTGGGCCGATACCGGGGTGATTGCGCTGGAGGGTGGGCGTATCCGTATCGTCGACGGGCAGGCGCTCACCGATATCGCCGAGGCGCTTGATTGA